From Paenibacillus sp. GP183, one genomic window encodes:
- a CDS encoding carbohydrate ABC transporter permease → MQTSRGKKALIHILLTVLCVINILPILWMVISSFKTEQDFSTNPLGLPKHWNLSNYAEAWKVAHLGTYFWNSVIVTAGAIVLTVLLGALTSFFLSRFEFRLRGWLYGLFIVGMTIPIHATLVPIFILMKKIGLMNSHMALVLPYTAFHLSMTIFILVGFMKEFPKDIEESAVMDGGGIFRIFFSIILPMTRPALATVIIINFINNWNEFLFALVLINKAALKTLPLGLANFAGTETTFQTLQMAALTMALIPLVVFFLAMEKQLVQGMTSGAVKG, encoded by the coding sequence ATGCAAACATCACGTGGAAAAAAAGCACTCATTCATATATTGTTAACCGTACTTTGTGTCATAAATATTCTTCCTATCCTGTGGATGGTTATCAGTTCCTTTAAAACCGAGCAGGATTTTTCCACAAATCCCTTAGGGCTTCCCAAGCATTGGAATCTAAGCAACTATGCCGAGGCGTGGAAGGTTGCCCACCTTGGTACTTATTTCTGGAACAGTGTAATCGTAACAGCAGGTGCCATTGTTTTAACGGTTTTACTAGGTGCGTTGACATCCTTCTTTTTATCGAGATTCGAATTCAGACTTCGCGGCTGGTTATATGGGTTATTTATAGTGGGAATGACGATCCCGATTCATGCGACGCTGGTACCGATTTTTATTTTAATGAAGAAAATCGGGCTTATGAATTCCCATATGGCATTGGTGCTTCCGTACACGGCATTTCACCTGTCGATGACGATCTTTATTCTGGTTGGCTTCATGAAGGAGTTTCCGAAAGACATTGAAGAGTCTGCAGTTATGGACGGCGGCGGTATTTTCAGAATTTTCTTCTCGATTATACTTCCGATGACAAGACCTGCCCTCGCAACAGTCATCATCATCAATTTCATTAATAACTGGAATGAATTCCTATTTGCGCTTGTTCTGATCAATAAAGCGGCCTTGAAGACGCTGCCTTTGGGGTTAGCTAATTTTGCCGGTACGGAGACAACCTTTCAAACTCTGCAAATGGCGGCCTTGACCATGGCCCTTATTCCGTTGGTCGTTTTTTTTCTGGCCATGGAGAAACAGCTTGTGCAAGGGATGACGAGCGGCGCTGTAAAAGGATAG
- a CDS encoding gamma-glutamyltransferase family protein — translation MLNYDSLYNPYPAGRMVTYARKGMVATTQPLAAQAGLDMIKRGGNAIDAAIAAAACLTVVEPNSNSIGGDSFALVWAEGKLHGLNSSGPSPASISLDKVKAAGHSAMPAYGLLPVTVPGTPAAWAALSERFGRLSLTEVLRPAIEYADNGFPVSPTISKYWEHGYNNIGALKSELYDPWMKTFALQGRAPFAGEIWRSSDHARTLQSIAETGAESFYRGELAERIDAFFKKHEGFLTKEDLAAYKPEWVDPIHVNYRGYDVWEIPPNGQGLVALIALNILKGMDFDAKDTVATYHKQIEAVKLAYVDGLKYITDPRKMKVSVDELLSEDYARERRGLIGMKALLPLAGEPFKGGTVYLAAADGEGNMVSFIQSHSGDFGSGIVIPDTGICMQNRGASFSLDPEHHNVLEPRKKTYHTIIPGFITKDGLPIGPFGVMCGSIQPQAHVQVVMNAIDFHLNPQATLDAPRWRWLKEKTIEVEPQFPDHIAQALARKGHVVQRALDSGMFGRGQIIWRDAASGVLAGGTESRADGEVAAW, via the coding sequence ATGTTAAATTATGATTCGTTATACAATCCTTACCCTGCCGGGCGGATGGTTACCTATGCAAGAAAAGGAATGGTTGCGACTACCCAGCCTCTTGCCGCGCAGGCGGGATTGGACATGATCAAAAGAGGCGGGAATGCGATTGATGCGGCCATCGCTGCAGCTGCTTGTTTGACTGTCGTTGAGCCGAATTCAAACAGTATTGGAGGAGATTCCTTTGCTCTTGTATGGGCAGAGGGAAAACTGCATGGTTTAAACTCCAGCGGGCCTTCCCCAGCTTCCATTTCACTTGATAAAGTCAAGGCTGCCGGGCATAGTGCAATGCCAGCCTACGGTTTGCTGCCGGTAACCGTTCCGGGAACGCCGGCAGCTTGGGCGGCTTTATCAGAGCGATTCGGCCGCCTTTCCTTAACGGAAGTTCTTCGACCGGCTATTGAATACGCTGACAATGGTTTTCCGGTATCGCCAACCATCAGCAAATACTGGGAGCATGGCTATAACAACATCGGTGCGTTAAAAAGTGAATTGTATGATCCATGGATGAAAACCTTTGCTCTACAAGGCCGCGCTCCCTTCGCAGGAGAAATTTGGCGATCTTCGGATCATGCCCGTACACTGCAATCCATTGCGGAAACCGGTGCTGAATCGTTTTATCGCGGGGAATTGGCGGAACGAATTGACGCGTTTTTCAAAAAACACGAAGGCTTCCTGACCAAAGAGGACTTGGCGGCATATAAGCCGGAGTGGGTAGACCCAATTCATGTAAATTACAGAGGATACGATGTTTGGGAAATACCACCGAACGGTCAGGGCTTGGTTGCTCTTATCGCGTTGAATATTCTAAAAGGAATGGATTTCGACGCCAAAGATACAGTGGCTACTTACCATAAACAGATTGAGGCCGTAAAGCTCGCCTATGTTGACGGATTAAAATATATTACAGATCCCAGAAAAATGAAGGTCTCTGTAGATGAATTGCTTTCGGAAGATTACGCCCGTGAAAGAAGGGGATTAATCGGCATGAAAGCATTGCTGCCTTTAGCAGGTGAACCGTTCAAAGGGGGCACTGTATATTTGGCAGCGGCTGACGGGGAAGGAAACATGGTATCGTTCATTCAAAGCCATTCCGGCGACTTTGGATCCGGTATCGTTATTCCCGATACAGGGATTTGCATGCAAAACAGGGGAGCAAGCTTCTCCCTGGACCCTGAGCATCATAACGTCCTCGAGCCACGTAAGAAAACATACCATACCATCATTCCGGGATTTATTACCAAGGATGGATTGCCTATTGGTCCCTTTGGCGTGATGTGCGGCTCTATTCAACCTCAAGCCCATGTGCAGGTTGTTATGAATGCAATCGATTTTCATCTGAACCCGCAAGCTACCCTTGACGCACCCAGATGGCGCTGGTTGAAAGAAAAAACGATAGAAGTGGAGCCTCAGTTTCCAGACCATATTGCGCAAGCTCTGGCGAGAAAGGGACATGTTGTGCAGCGGGCGCTGGATTCCGGCATGTTCGGTCGAGGGCAGATTATTTGGAGAGATGCCGCAAGCGGAGTATTGGCAGGCGGAACGGAATCCAGAGCGGATGGAGAAGTGGCGGCCTGGTGA
- a CDS encoding extracellular solute-binding protein, with the protein MIKGIYQKSLFVAASTALVTLTACGNAGTTTPSSQPQATAKDTPVTLTMEYNWSTPNVDNQIYKARIQKFMELNPNIKIEAQDIPSAQYRTKLRTEAAGNSMPDMFVLYPRTEMTPYIQADVLMPLDEIMNTWKGIIPPEALAGYNVNGKQYAIPAKMTFVDIIYYHKDMLSKVGYNEFPKTYTDFLDLVKKLNGTGVTPLAIGNKNRWPMQSTFLSPVVDRIAGTDFLDKVSKGQAKFTDPDFVKSLGIIDELTKANAFNADMNTMDEVQVQDYFMQNKATMVMTSSTIDAKFRVNNTTNADSIGIALFPAINGGKGDPSKSAGVVQYGIGLSKSLSGAKKAAALKFLQYFYAPELYQNLMSKGIVVPAKVDMPADTSKYLKEMMALTAKGDAYVFDSIIPVNVVDIVQNGIQAITIKQTTPDQLAKDMQAAMDNIKK; encoded by the coding sequence ATGATTAAAGGTATATATCAAAAATCACTGTTTGTTGCCGCCTCCACAGCATTGGTCACATTAACAGCATGTGGAAACGCCGGAACGACAACACCATCAAGCCAACCGCAAGCAACCGCAAAGGATACACCAGTTACACTGACAATGGAGTACAACTGGTCCACTCCCAATGTGGACAATCAGATTTATAAAGCACGGATTCAGAAGTTCATGGAGCTCAATCCGAATATCAAGATTGAGGCGCAGGATATCCCTTCGGCTCAATACCGGACCAAGCTGCGTACCGAAGCAGCCGGCAACAGTATGCCTGATATGTTCGTCCTCTACCCCAGAACTGAGATGACTCCTTATATCCAAGCCGACGTCCTTATGCCACTCGATGAAATTATGAATACATGGAAGGGTATAATCCCTCCAGAGGCTTTAGCAGGATATAACGTAAACGGCAAGCAGTATGCCATTCCGGCGAAAATGACTTTTGTCGATATCATTTACTACCACAAAGATATGCTGAGTAAAGTCGGATATAATGAGTTTCCGAAAACCTATACAGATTTTCTTGATTTGGTGAAGAAGTTAAATGGAACAGGTGTCACACCGTTAGCGATTGGAAACAAGAACAGATGGCCGATGCAGTCCACCTTTTTATCGCCGGTCGTAGATCGTATAGCCGGAACCGACTTCCTGGATAAGGTAAGCAAGGGCCAAGCCAAATTTACAGACCCTGATTTTGTCAAATCATTGGGCATTATAGATGAGTTGACCAAGGCAAATGCCTTCAACGCCGATATGAATACGATGGATGAAGTTCAGGTGCAGGATTACTTCATGCAAAATAAAGCAACGATGGTGATGACAAGCTCGACCATTGACGCCAAATTCAGAGTCAACAACACGACAAACGCAGACAGTATAGGTATAGCTCTCTTCCCTGCCATTAATGGAGGAAAAGGTGATCCAAGTAAAAGCGCGGGAGTTGTCCAATACGGAATTGGACTGAGCAAATCATTGAGCGGAGCGAAGAAGGCTGCAGCGCTCAAATTCCTGCAATACTTCTATGCTCCTGAGCTGTATCAAAACTTGATGAGCAAAGGAATCGTCGTTCCGGCGAAAGTAGACATGCCGGCAGATACAAGTAAGTATTTGAAAGAAATGATGGCTTTGACTGCAAAAGGAGATGCTTATGTGTTTGATAGCATCATACCGGTAAATGTCGTAGACATCGTTCAGAATGGGATACAAGCTATTACTATTAAACAAACTACACCGGATCAGCTTGCCAAGGATATGCAGGCCGCTATGGATAATATTAAAAAGTAA
- a CDS encoding glycosidase, with protein sequence MKISRHPENPIVVPGKYDWRKVTVFNPAVIIENDKFYMIERTAESLTPCKNFLGLLESDDGVHFRHVVEEPIVTPDMLGFPYGSIQDPRIVKIDDTFYLNYALRPCAMNYYPTGAGVPDRSVPSYPDGWGEKPEHWLTRSGILTSKDLIHWDYLCDTTQLDINDRDNILFPEKINGKYALLRRPEEYVGEAYGTEKAAMWITYSEDLIHWEQPKLLAKAENEDWEFKKIGGSTPPVRTDKGWLTLYHGVDKDTVYRVGALLLDLENPEKIIARTRNFIMEPEAYYEKFGFQIPNVIFPTGNVVKDGLLYIYYGVTDTAIALATVPLDELVTYMLMENTSNVKL encoded by the coding sequence ATGAAGATTTCAAGGCATCCAGAGAACCCCATTGTAGTGCCTGGAAAATATGATTGGCGAAAAGTAACCGTATTCAATCCCGCGGTTATTATAGAAAATGATAAATTTTATATGATTGAACGAACGGCTGAATCTTTAACTCCTTGTAAAAACTTCTTAGGGCTGCTGGAAAGCGATGATGGTGTTCACTTTCGCCATGTGGTTGAAGAACCTATCGTGACTCCGGATATGCTCGGGTTTCCTTACGGCAGCATTCAGGATCCGCGTATTGTAAAGATCGACGATACATTTTACTTGAATTATGCTTTGCGTCCATGTGCGATGAACTACTATCCGACCGGGGCCGGAGTACCGGACCGTTCCGTTCCGTCTTATCCTGACGGCTGGGGGGAGAAACCGGAGCATTGGCTCACTCGCTCTGGAATTTTAACCTCCAAAGACCTGATTCACTGGGATTATTTGTGCGATACGACTCAGCTTGATATTAACGATAGAGACAACATCTTGTTTCCTGAGAAAATAAACGGGAAATACGCACTTCTCCGCAGGCCGGAGGAATATGTCGGTGAAGCCTACGGCACGGAAAAAGCAGCGATGTGGATTACGTATTCTGAAGATTTGATCCATTGGGAACAACCGAAGCTGCTTGCCAAAGCTGAAAACGAGGATTGGGAATTCAAGAAAATTGGAGGCTCCACTCCGCCAGTCAGAACGGATAAAGGCTGGCTTACTTTATATCATGGTGTTGATAAGGATACGGTATATCGTGTTGGCGCTTTGCTGCTCGATCTTGAAAACCCTGAGAAAATTATTGCAAGAACCCGTAACTTTATCATGGAGCCGGAAGCCTATTACGAAAAATTCGGTTTTCAAATTCCGAATGTCATTTTTCCAACGGGAAATGTGGTGAAAGACGGACTGTTGTATATTTATTATGGTGTCACAGATACGGCTATAGCTCTAGCCACAGTGCCACTGGATGAATTGGTAACTTACATGCTTATGGAGAATACTAGCAATGTTAAATTATGA
- a CDS encoding sugar ABC transporter permease, with protein MQVARRVGITIFIGMLPALIIYIGLALIPIAMSFYYSFYDWNGLSAMTFTGLDNYISIFKDRVFWGGVKNNLFMMATGILGQLPLGLFFALLLNRSLKGIKFYRSTLFLPVIISAVIVSLIWSMVYGTESGLINNILKNVGLGTWKQNWLGSKPWGMISVSITYLWQNYGFYMVIFLAGLQNIPEEVKEAAVMDGASSWKRFWLVTLPMLKETIWVTLIFSISNSFKIFDLIYVMTAGGPAHNTEVMTIYMYTNAFNNMSFGLGSAVSILILLFSLIVIYAAKLLTAARN; from the coding sequence ATGCAAGTAGCCAGGCGTGTGGGAATAACCATATTTATCGGAATGCTGCCTGCCTTGATTATTTATATCGGTCTAGCTTTAATCCCGATTGCAATGTCCTTTTATTATTCCTTCTACGATTGGAACGGACTATCTGCAATGACCTTCACAGGCTTGGACAACTACATTTCCATATTCAAAGACAGAGTATTCTGGGGTGGAGTAAAAAACAACTTATTTATGATGGCTACCGGAATTTTAGGTCAGCTACCTTTAGGATTGTTTTTCGCACTGCTGTTAAACCGATCATTGAAGGGGATTAAATTTTACCGATCCACGTTGTTTCTTCCGGTTATCATCTCGGCGGTTATCGTTTCCCTGATTTGGAGCATGGTTTATGGGACAGAATCCGGCTTGATCAATAATATTTTAAAAAACGTCGGTCTCGGCACCTGGAAACAAAACTGGCTTGGCAGCAAGCCCTGGGGAATGATATCGGTAAGCATCACCTATCTCTGGCAAAATTACGGCTTTTATATGGTTATTTTTCTGGCCGGATTGCAAAATATTCCCGAAGAAGTGAAAGAAGCGGCAGTAATGGATGGAGCCAGCAGCTGGAAGCGATTTTGGTTAGTAACTCTTCCCATGCTTAAGGAAACCATTTGGGTGACGCTAATTTTCTCAATCAGCAATAGTTTTAAGATATTTGATTTGATCTATGTCATGACAGCCGGAGGTCCGGCGCATAATACCGAGGTCATGACCATTTATATGTACACGAATGCCTTCAATAACATGAGTTTTGGTCTAGGGAGCGCAGTTTCCATCCTGATTCTGTTATTCAGCCTGATTGTCATTTATGCAGCGAAATTATTAACCGCAGCAAGAAATTAA
- a CDS encoding MFS transporter codes for MLSIGSVHLLNFSWKRNLIVLWLGCFLVSMAYSVSIPFLSIFLQDQLGIKSHLETWTGFIFAITFLFSSLIAPFWGSLADKYGRKPMMLRAGICLTLAYLAYFFVQTPFQLTGVRIIEGLLAGYIPSAISIVATNTPEKDVGYALGLISTSNATALIIGPLVGGFISQWVGTRNTFFLSAILVFVAFFIALLWVKEPNFRKKAEKRQSVAKDLKEALSNPRLMFILLIVFTTSLSIMIVEPLLTVYVLKLGSSKSSASMNSGIIFSIVGIATLLGAPLWGKIGARIGYNKVLFYGLLGGGIGNILQIMFNNLIGFGVLRFVYGLFFAAVFPALNALIVQMTEPEFRGRAFSLNQTANQLGLLIGPILGGVLANLLSIPIVFLINGFLLLCIAVIFKLKSIPASIENKKALHLSD; via the coding sequence ATGCTTTCGATTGGAAGTGTGCACCTATTGAATTTTTCCTGGAAACGAAATCTTATCGTCCTATGGCTTGGGTGTTTTCTGGTTAGCATGGCATACTCCGTCTCTATTCCTTTCCTCTCTATTTTTTTGCAAGATCAATTAGGGATCAAAAGCCATTTGGAAACATGGACGGGCTTTATTTTTGCGATTACTTTCCTTTTCAGCTCCCTGATAGCACCGTTTTGGGGATCCCTCGCAGACAAATATGGACGCAAGCCCATGATGCTGCGCGCGGGAATTTGTCTTACCTTGGCTTACCTGGCCTATTTTTTTGTACAAACTCCATTTCAGCTCACCGGTGTCCGCATCATAGAAGGACTGCTTGCAGGCTATATTCCTTCCGCTATCTCTATTGTGGCTACCAACACTCCGGAAAAGGATGTGGGTTACGCCCTTGGATTGATATCCACTTCAAACGCAACAGCTTTAATCATAGGCCCACTAGTCGGAGGTTTTATTAGTCAATGGGTAGGAACCCGCAACACTTTCTTCCTTTCAGCCATTCTCGTCTTTGTCGCTTTTTTCATAGCGCTTTTATGGGTGAAAGAGCCTAATTTTCGCAAAAAAGCAGAGAAGCGACAAAGTGTTGCAAAAGATTTAAAAGAAGCTCTATCCAATCCCAGGCTGATGTTTATTCTCCTGATAGTGTTCACAACGTCCTTATCCATCATGATCGTTGAGCCTCTGTTGACCGTTTACGTACTTAAATTGGGTTCCAGCAAAAGCTCTGCATCGATGAATTCTGGAATCATCTTTTCAATAGTAGGAATCGCTACTTTGCTCGGGGCACCACTTTGGGGGAAAATAGGCGCGAGGATTGGCTACAATAAAGTTCTATTCTATGGCCTTCTGGGAGGGGGAATCGGAAATATACTTCAAATCATGTTCAATAATTTAATTGGATTTGGTGTGCTGCGCTTTGTTTACGGGCTGTTTTTTGCCGCTGTATTTCCGGCTCTCAACGCTTTAATCGTGCAAATGACGGAGCCCGAGTTTCGAGGGCGCGCCTTTAGCTTGAATCAAACAGCTAACCAGTTGGGTTTGTTAATCGGCCCGATCCTTGGCGGCGTTCTGGCCAATTTGCTATCCATTCCGATTGTCTTTTTGATCAACGGTTTTCTTCTATTATGCATCGCAGTTATTTTTAAACTTAAAAGTATTCCTGCTTCTATCGAAAATAAAAAAGCTCTCCATTTATCGGATTAA
- a CDS encoding sensor histidine kinase, which yields MKTSRFKFLNFNLRKKSIAIFVLLVTLPSLLIGFVVLNRYDSILRQQFIDSMEKNLNTIELNLSEKIKAVNDLSDYMIYQENFRSFMETKASLTNLELINKNKTAIEGFVSFQIMSKSYINSISLQGVGGNQLQMGEPVKGLETPWSDSAHVKRGGIVWTDSYPLESGWTGSKRVVSMFRVINSFDRPSIPVGEVTVRLNESEITNVMMKAVPKDQGSIFIVRSEGSVLLHQNENLVGHPYPNNIFLQKMASPSNKVFALRENGTSYVVFNQYMPSTGWHIIAMIKDETIVAKTQAVKSSLQILLLLILVFGLFALTGFEFAIIRPILEMKKETQRLKQGDFSAHVEVRTRDEIGELGRQFNMMVMTIKELIDKEYKLEIRQKESELRILQSQMDPHFLYNTLDMIRWKARLERASETSQLIEKLSRFFRMSLSSGKRFTTLTEELNFVRAYLEIQQKRMGSKLQFALYMEASLEEAVLLKNMIQPLVENSIKHGFRQKAGKVEVRCYLDNHDLVIDVIDSGIGFKQEKIQIIRQSLLQKTKDASVTDHAICNIHERILLVYGSSYGVELPMEQIEAGACVRLRLPLWMNEKEEEA from the coding sequence ATGAAAACAAGCAGATTCAAATTTTTGAATTTCAACTTAAGAAAAAAATCGATAGCCATCTTCGTCCTGCTGGTCACTCTTCCTTCACTCCTGATCGGGTTTGTAGTTTTAAACCGTTATGACTCCATACTTAGACAGCAGTTCATCGATTCCATGGAAAAAAACCTAAATACGATCGAGTTGAACTTGAGTGAAAAGATCAAGGCTGTCAATGATTTGTCGGATTATATGATTTACCAGGAAAATTTCCGTAGTTTTATGGAAACTAAAGCTTCCTTGACCAATTTGGAGCTTATTAATAAAAATAAAACGGCCATCGAAGGGTTTGTATCGTTCCAAATCATGTCGAAGAGCTATATCAACTCTATTTCATTGCAAGGCGTAGGCGGCAATCAGCTTCAAATGGGGGAGCCTGTCAAGGGTTTAGAGACGCCATGGAGTGACTCAGCGCATGTGAAACGAGGGGGAATTGTCTGGACCGATTCTTATCCGCTTGAGAGTGGTTGGACCGGCAGCAAACGCGTGGTTTCTATGTTCCGTGTTATTAATTCCTTCGATAGACCTTCAATTCCGGTTGGAGAGGTCACCGTGCGTTTGAACGAATCAGAAATAACGAATGTGATGATGAAAGCAGTTCCCAAGGATCAAGGCTCGATATTTATTGTCCGTTCCGAGGGCAGCGTCCTTCTGCACCAAAATGAGAATTTGGTAGGTCATCCGTATCCGAATAACATTTTTTTGCAAAAAATGGCCTCACCATCGAACAAAGTATTTGCTTTGCGGGAGAATGGAACCTCTTACGTCGTTTTCAATCAGTACATGCCATCGACAGGGTGGCATATCATTGCGATGATCAAGGACGAGACTATTGTAGCAAAAACACAAGCTGTTAAATCGTCGCTGCAGATTTTGCTGCTGCTTATTCTGGTTTTCGGATTGTTCGCTTTAACAGGCTTTGAATTTGCGATTATTCGCCCAATCCTTGAAATGAAGAAAGAGACGCAGCGGCTCAAGCAAGGAGACTTCTCCGCGCATGTTGAAGTTCGCACCCGTGATGAAATTGGTGAGCTTGGCCGGCAATTCAACATGATGGTCATGACGATCAAGGAGCTGATCGATAAAGAATATAAATTGGAGATTCGGCAGAAAGAATCTGAACTGAGAATATTGCAGAGTCAGATGGACCCGCATTTCCTTTATAACACGCTCGACATGATAAGGTGGAAGGCAAGACTGGAAAGGGCGTCGGAAACAAGTCAATTGATCGAGAAGCTATCCCGCTTTTTCCGCATGAGTCTGAGCAGCGGGAAACGATTCACGACATTGACGGAGGAATTGAATTTTGTACGTGCTTACCTGGAAATCCAACAGAAGCGCATGGGAAGCAAGCTTCAATTCGCTTTATATATGGAGGCATCGCTTGAGGAAGCTGTGCTGCTGAAAAACATGATTCAACCGCTTGTTGAAAATAGCATCAAGCACGGATTCAGGCAGAAGGCCGGAAAGGTTGAAGTGCGCTGCTACTTGGATAACCATGATCTGGTCATAGACGTAATCGATTCAGGGATCGGATTTAAGCAGGAAAAAATTCAAATCATTCGTCAGTCGCTTCTGCAAAAGACTAAGGATGCAAGTGTTACTGATCATGCCATCTGTAACATTCATGAGCGGATATTGCTTGTTTATGGCAGCAGCTACGGAGTTGAACTCCCAATGGAACAGATCGAAGCGGGAGCATGTGTACGGTTAAGATTACCTCTTTGGATGAACGAAAAGGAGGAGGAAGCATGA
- a CDS encoding response regulator, giving the protein MSIKVLIVDDEPIICQGLRQTIPWDTIGVEVVGEAYDGAEALQFVTRQHVDLVLTDIHMDGMDGLALAKGLKELLPQIRVIILSGYDDFEYARRALRLGIEDYLLKPVNIEELMAMVQSIGKELTHDAELEKKFEREQWSNWLVQLVQGSGVVQKDADIPPPFIIDGIHSFRFIASQLEDYYALVESSTDEKRQSIRKMWEMTVNTALKADHEEVISFFYHPNLLISLCMGSDPLSQSDLTAALLKAQSMISSAPRLIFGVSQPFSEIAEIYPRSMEAVSVLQLGAIPDSSSILFHHEELTSRRSHLQIAPIEQEKQLIHILFDGSYDDLEEMIGKIMQEFRERGYLLKGILQAFKELSIVLLRKLHMNGIDLSEHIDLFNTKEIDLFVHNSYRAMESLLRLELRSLYSITNSSLAGKNHWITERVKKFIDTHYHTDLKASEIAAWLKITPNYFSFVFKQNFGKGFAEYLNELRIERAKASLAGTDERVFEIAEKVGYKEYKYFCSIFKSFTGITPTQYRNLAKTNVTI; this is encoded by the coding sequence ATGAGCATTAAGGTGCTAATCGTAGATGATGAACCAATTATTTGTCAAGGGCTGAGGCAGACGATTCCTTGGGATACGATCGGTGTAGAAGTGGTTGGGGAAGCCTATGACGGCGCGGAAGCTCTGCAATTCGTCACCCGTCAGCATGTCGACCTGGTTCTTACGGATATTCATATGGATGGAATGGATGGACTCGCATTGGCTAAAGGGCTGAAGGAGCTGCTGCCGCAGATTCGCGTCATCATCCTAAGCGGTTATGATGATTTTGAATATGCGCGCCGAGCTCTTCGTCTTGGAATTGAAGATTATTTGCTTAAGCCGGTTAATATCGAGGAGCTTATGGCGATGGTCCAAAGTATCGGTAAAGAATTGACGCATGATGCAGAGCTGGAGAAAAAATTTGAACGAGAACAATGGTCCAATTGGCTGGTTCAGCTCGTTCAAGGCAGCGGGGTCGTTCAGAAAGATGCGGACATTCCGCCGCCATTCATTATAGATGGAATTCATTCTTTCAGGTTTATTGCCAGCCAGCTTGAGGATTATTATGCTTTGGTCGAAAGCTCCACAGATGAAAAGCGACAGTCGATACGGAAAATGTGGGAGATGACGGTAAATACGGCTTTGAAGGCTGATCATGAAGAGGTCATCTCCTTCTTCTATCATCCGAATTTGCTGATATCGCTGTGTATGGGTTCCGATCCATTGAGCCAATCTGATTTGACTGCTGCTTTATTGAAGGCGCAGAGCATGATATCGTCAGCTCCACGCCTGATTTTCGGCGTTTCGCAACCTTTTTCCGAAATTGCTGAAATTTATCCGCGCAGTATGGAAGCAGTATCCGTTTTGCAGCTTGGAGCGATTCCAGATTCCAGTTCCATTTTGTTCCATCATGAAGAGCTGACATCCAGAAGGAGTCATTTGCAGATTGCTCCGATCGAGCAGGAAAAGCAATTGATCCATATTCTTTTTGATGGCAGCTACGATGATTTAGAAGAAATGATCGGGAAGATCATGCAGGAATTTCGTGAAAGGGGCTATCTGTTGAAGGGGATATTGCAGGCTTTCAAGGAGCTGAGTATTGTGCTTCTACGCAAACTGCATATGAACGGAATTGATCTGTCCGAACATATCGATTTGTTCAACACGAAGGAAATTGATCTGTTCGTGCATAATTCCTACCGGGCGATGGAATCGTTGCTTCGCTTGGAGCTTAGATCCTTGTATTCGATTACGAATTCTTCTCTTGCAGGAAAAAATCATTGGATTACGGAAAGAGTCAAAAAGTTTATCGATACCCATTACCATACGGATTTGAAAGCTTCCGAGATTGCAGCCTGGCTCAAAATAACACCTAATTATTTCAGTTTTGTCTTTAAGCAAAACTTCGGCAAAGGATTTGCGGAATATTTGAATGAATTGCGAATCGAGCGTGCTAAAGCAAGCCTTGCCGGAACCGATGAGCGCGTATTTGAGATCGCCGAAAAAGTCGGATACAAGGAGTATAAATACTTCTGCTCCATCTTCAAATCGTTCACGGGGATTACACCTACTCAATATCGAAATCTTGCGAAAACGAATGTAACAATCTAG